The DNA sequence CGTCCGTGTCCGCAACCTCTCGTCCTCCTGTCCCGCCCGGCCTCGTCGTGATCGACAAGCCCGACGGCATGACCTCCCACGACGTGGTGGCCCGGGTCCGCCGCATCCTCGGCACCCGCAAGGTCGGGCACGCGGGCACGCTCGACCCGATGGCGACCGGCGTGCTCGTGCTCGGCATCGAGCGGGCCACCAAGCTGCTCGGCCACCTCGCGCTGGACAGCAAGGCCTACCTGTCGACCATCCGCCTGGGCTCGGCCACGACCACCGACGACGCCGAGGGTGAGGTGCTGTCCACCACCGACGCGTCCGAAGTGGACGAGGACGCGATCCGGGCGGGCGTGGCCAAGCTGACCGGTGCGATCGAGCAGGTGCCCAGCGCGGTGAGCGCGGTGAAGATCGACGGCAAGCGCGCGTACGCGCGGGTCCGCGCCGGCGAGGCCGTGGAGATCCCGGCGCGCCCGGTGACGGTGCACCGCTTCGACGTGCTGGCGATCCGCCGCGAGGAGGCCGCCACCGAGCTCGACGTGATGGTGGAGTGCTCGTCCGGCACCTACGTCCGCGCGCTGGCCCGCGACCTGGGCGCGGACCTCGGCGTCGGCGGCCACCTGGCGGCCCTGCGCCGCACCCGCGTCGGCCCGTTCGACCTGCGCGTGGCCAAGACCCTGGAGCAGCTGGAGAGCGCGCCCGGGCTGTCGCTGGACCTGGACGCCGCCGTGTCCACCGCCTTCCCCCGCCGCGAGATCGCGCCGCGCGAGGCGATCGCCCTGTCGCACGGCCAGCGCCTGGCCGCGGGCGGCCTGGACGGCACGTACGGCGTCTTCGGCCCGGACGGCCACGTGGTCGCGCTGGCCAAGGACGAGGGCCCGATCGCCAAGCCGTTGGTGGTACTCGCGCCGGTCGGATGAGGCCTACGGTGGGTGCCATGGCGAGATGGGTGTGGCCGGCCGCGGCCGGTGTGGTGACGTCGGCCACCGGGGTGGCGATCAACCTGGCCACGGACGGCGGGGCGAACCCGTGGACCTGGGTGGCGGTCGTGCTGCTGACCGCGTTGGGCGTGGTCGTGGCGCTGCGCGTGCAGGCGTCGTCGGCCAAGCCGCCCGCTCCGGAACCGCCGAGGTCGACCGTGCACAACTCGATCACCGGCTCCGTGACCGGTCCCGTGGTGCAGGCGGGCGACATCGCCGGCGGCCTCACGGTCAACTCGCCGACCACCGTGAACCAGACCGCGGTCGCGCGCGACGGCGGCACGGTCCACCAGGCCGGCCGTGACGTGCGCCGCGACTAGCCCGACCTCGGGCGGCACGGCGGCGTCGACCGCCTAGGCTTGCCCGCGTGCAACGCTGGAGAGGGCTCGACCACCTGCCCGGCGGCTGGGGCCGCTGCGTGGTGACCATCGGCGTGTTCGACGGGGTGCACCGCGGGCACCAGGCGCTGATCGACCGTGCGGTCGGGTTGGCCGAGGAGAAGGGCGTGCCCAGCGTCCTGATCACCTTCGACCCGCACCCGTCCGAAGTGGTCCGACCGGGCAGCCACCCGGCGCAGCTGACCAGCCTGCGCCGCCGCGCGGAACTGGTGGAGGGCCTGGGCGTGGACGTGTTCTGCGTCATCCCGTTCACCGCCGAGGTGGCGCGCACCCCGGCCGACGAGTTCGCGCACGAGGTGCTGGTGGAGCAGCTGCACGTGGCGGCCGTGGTGGTGGGGGAGAACTTCACGTTCGGCCACAAGGCGGCCGGCACCGTGGAGCTGCTGCGCGCGCTGGGCAAGAGGTTCGGTTTCGTGACCGAGGGGGCGGATCTGGTGACCGACGACGGGGTGACGTACTCGTCGACCTACATCCGGGCGTGCATCGACGCGGGCGACGTGGCCGCCGCGGCGCAGGCGCTCGGCCGGCCGCACCGGCTGGAGGGCATCGTGGTGCGCGGTGACGGCCGGGGCAAGGAGCTCGGCTTCCCCACGGCCAACCTGTCCACCACGCGGTTCGCCGCCGTGCCCGCGGACGGCGTGTACGCGTGCTGGTTCGTGCACGGGTCGGGCCGCCGGCTCAAGGCCGCCGTCAGCGTGGGCACCAACCCGACGTTCTCCGGCCGGGAACGGCGGGTCGAGGCGTTCGTGCTCGACGTGGACGAGGACTTCTACGGCCAGCGCGTGGCGCTCGACTTCGTGGACCGGCTGCGGGACATGGAGAAGTTCGACGGCGTCGAGTCGCTGCTGGAGCAGATGCACCGCGACGTGGCCACGACCCGTGACCTCCTGACGGATCCGGGTGACGCCTGAGGGGTTGAACCAGGTGGGTGGAACCGGCCGTGTGACGCCTGACGACCTGGCAAGATGCCTGTCACGTCCGTCGGTCAGGGGAGAGGCGAAGGTGGAGGACCACAAGATCGTCCAGCGCAACCTCGCGTTGCAGCGGGAGTGGTACGGGGAGCCCTTGGGCGACCGGGTGCGGCGGTTGGTGGTCGCGTTCAACGTCTCGCAGGCGCAGCTCGCCGACGTGCTGGGCATCAGCGCCCCCATGCTGAGCCAGGTCATGAGCGGCCGCCGGGCCAAGATCGGCAACCCGTCCGTGCTGGCGCGGATGATCATGTTGGAGCGCAAGGTCCTCACCCCCGACGTGGCGTCCGGCTCGCCCGAGGCCTTGCAGCTCGCCCTGGAGGACGTGCGGCAGTCGAAGCCCACCGTGAGCCGCGACTCACTGCCGGTGAACGGCAGCGCGGACGACGAGGCCGTGGTGTTCCCGTTCCTGCGCCGCCTGGCCGACCGCCGCGAGCTGTCGCAGGCCGCCGACGTGCTGGGCGAGGACTTCCCGGCCCTGGCGGAGCTGCTGCGCCGCGCGGGCAAGGGCCGCGACGCCTGACCACCCCGACCCGACCGCCCGTGAGCCTGTTCTCCGCGATCTTCCCGCCCGCCGACGTCGTCGACGAGCTGCACGACGCCCTCCTCCCGATCCGTCGGGCCCACCCGCGGCTGCGCTGGCAACACCCGGCCCGCTGGCACGTCACCGTCCGGTTCTTCGGCGAGGCCGAGCCCGCCGACCAGCTCGCCGGCCTGGACCGCGTCACCGCGCCCGTCCTGCGGCTGCGCGGCAGCGGCACGTTCCGCCAGGTGCTGTGGATCGGCGTGGACGGCGCGCTGGCCGAGCTGGGCGAGGCGGCGCACGTGCCGCCGGACTGGCGCCCGCACCTCACCGTCGCCCGCGGTGCACCGCTGCCGCACGTGGAGTTCACCGGTCGTGAGTGGACCGCGACCGAGGTCGTGCTGGTCCGCAGCCGTCCGGTGGAGGGCTACGCGGTGCTCGACCGAGTGCCCTTGAGCACGTCAAACGCGTAGCGGGTGGCCACTGCTGGTAGCCTCGACATTTGGGTCTGGCTGCGGTCCGTGGCGGCCAGCACCGACTACCCCGCTCGCGGGCGGGGCCGCACGGCACTTAACCAGCACAAGGAGTAACAAGCACGTGGCACTGACCACCCAGGAAAAGAAGACCATCCTCGCCGAGTACGGCGTCCACGACACGGACACCGGTTCCGCCGAGGCCCAGGTCGCGCTGCTGAGCAAGCGCATCGCCGACCTGACGGAGCACCTGAAGAAGCACAAGCACGACCACCACTCGCGTCGTGGCCTGCTCCTGCTGGTCGGCCGGCGTCGCCGGCTGCTGAACTACCTCCAGAAGGTGGACATCCAGCGCTACCGCGCCCTCATCGGGCGGCTCGGCCTGCGCAGGTGAGACGTGCCGAGGGGGAGTGACCGTCCGGTCACTCCCCCTCGGCGTTATCGAAAACAAGACGAGGGAAGCACGCGCGGCGAACGGGACGACAGTTCGCCGGTCCTCGGTAGTGGCCCCCTGGTGGACGACACCCAGGGGACTTCGATCGAAGACCGGCCTCGTCCGAACCGCGATCCCGCGCCACGAGCGCGCTGTGACCCGCATGACGAGGAGTACCCATATGACGGACATCGAGGTCCACGAGACTTCCGCTGTGATCGACAACGGTCGGTTCGGCACGCGCACCATCCGCTTCGAGACCGGCCGCCTGGCGCGCCAGGCGGCGGGCTCGGTCGTCGCCTACCTGGACGACGAGACGATGCTGCTGTCGGCGACGACGGCGTCGAAGCACCCCAAGGAGCACTTCGACTTCTTCCCCCTCACGGTGGACGTCGAGGAGCGCATGTACGCCGCGGGCCGCATCCCCGGCTCGTTCTTCCGCCGCGAAGGCCGCCCGTCGACCGACGCGATCCTGACCTGCCGGCTGATCGACCGGCCGCTGCGCCCGTCCTTCGTGGACGGTCTGCGCAACGAGATCCAGGTCGTCATCACGGTGATGAGCCTGAACCCGGCCGACCTGTACGACGTCGTGGCGATCAACGCCGCGTCGGCGTCCACGCAGCTCGCGGGCCTGCCGTTCTCCGGCCCCATCGGCGGCGTCCGGGTGGCGCTGATCGAGGGCCAGTGGGTGGCGTTCCCGACCCACGAGCAGCTGGAGAAGGCCGTGTTCGACATGGTCGTCGCCGGTCGCGTGGTGGGTGACGACGTCGCGATCATGATGGTCGAGGCCGAGGCCACCGAGAAGGCGATCGACCTGATCGGCGAGGGCGCGCAGGCGCCCACCGAGGAGGTCGTGGCCGCCGGCCTCGAGGCCGCCAAGCCGTTCATCAAGGTGCTGTGCGACGCGCAGGCGCAGCTCGCGCAGGTCGCGGCGAAGGCCACCGGCGAGTTCCCGACCTACCCGGCCTACCAGCCCGACGCCTTCGAGGCCGTCGAGCAGGCCGGCGCGGGCGAGCTGGCGCAGGCGCTGACCATCGCGGGCAAGCAGGAGCGCGAGTCCCGCATCGACGAGGTCAAGGCGTCGGTGCTGGAGAAGCTGGCCGAGCAGTTCGAGGGGCGCGAGAAGGAGGTCGGCGCGGCGTTCCGCTCGCTGACCAAGAAGCTGGTGCGCCAGCGCATCCTGCGCGACAAGGTGCGCATCGACGGCCGCGGCCTCACCGAGATCCGGTCGCTGTCGGCCGAGGTCGAGGTCATCCCGCGGGCGCACGGCTCGGCGCTGTTCGAGCGCGGCGAGACTCAGATCCTGGGTGTCACCACGCTGAACATGCTGCGCATGGAGCAGCAGATCGACTCGCTGTCCCCGGAGACGCACAAGCGCTACCTGCACCACTACAACTTCCCGCCGTTCTCCACCGGTGAGACCGGCCGCGTGGGCTCGCCCAAGCGGCGCGAGATCGGCCACGGCGCGCTGGCCGAGCGGGCGCTGATGCCCGTGCTGCCCAAGCGCGAGGAGTTCCCCTACGCGATCCGCCAGGTGTCCGAGGCGCTGGGCTCCAACGGCTCGACGTCCATGGGCTCGGTCTGCGCGTCCACGATGTCGCTGCTCAACGCCGGCGTGCCGCTGAAGGCGCCGGTCTCGGGCATCGCCATGGGCCTGGTGTCCGACGAGGTCGACGGCAAGACGGAGTACGTCGCGCTGACCGACATCCTCGGCGCCGAGGACGCGTTCGGCGACATGGACTTCAAGGTCGCCGGCACCAAGGAGTTCGTCACCGCGCTCCAGCTCGACACCAAGCTCGACGGCATCCCGTCCGACGTGCTCGCGGGCGCGCTGGGCCAGGCTCGCGACGCGCGCCTGACCATCCTGGAGGTCATGGCCGAGGCCATCGACAGCCCGGACGAGATGAGCCCGTTCGCGCCGCGCGTGACGTCGGTCAAGATCCCGACCGACAAGATCGGCGAGGTCATCGGCCCGAAGGGCAAGATGATCAACTCGATCACCGAGCAGACCGGTGCCGACATCTCCATCGAGGACGACGGCACGATCTACGTCGGCGCGGCGGACGGCCCGTCGGCCGAGGCCGCGATCGGCCTGATCAACGCGATCGCGAACCCGCAGCTGCCGAAGGTGGGCGAGCGCTTCCTGGGCACCGTGGTGAAGACCGCGGCGTTCGGCGCGTTCGTGTCCCTGCTCCCGGGCAAGGACGGCCTGATCCACATCTCCAAGCTGGGCAACGGCAAGCGCATCAACAAGGTCGAGGACGTCGTCAACGTCGGCGACAAGCTCCGCGTCGAGATCGCGGACATCGACCAGCGCGGCAAGATCAGCCTGGTGCTGGTGAACGAGGACGCGGACGCGGCCCCGGCTGCCGACAACCCCGCCCAGGACGCCGCACCCGCCGAGGCCGAGGCCTCCGCGCAGTGACGACGAGCGTCAACGGGACGGCCGCGGGTGCTTCCAGCACTCGCGGCCGTCCGCTTCCGCGCAGGCTCGGGCACCTCCAGAAGCCCGGCAGCACGGTGTCGCTGGAACGCGGTGACGCGGGTCTGGCCGTGCGCCGCAGCGTGCTGCCGTCGGGGCTGAGGGTCATCACCGAGCGCATCCCCGGCGTGCGGTCGGCGTCGGTGGGCCTGTGGGTGCAGGTCGGGTCGCGCGACGAGCGGGTCGAGGTCGCGGGCGCCGCGCACTACCTGGAGCACCTGCTGTTCAAGGGCACGGCACGGCGCACGGCGGCGCAGATCGCGGAGGAGATCGACGCGGTCGGCGGCGAGCTGAACGCGTTCACCGCCAAGGAGCACACCTGCTACTACGCGCACGTCCTGGACGAGGACCTGCCGCTGGCCATGGACCTCGTGTGCGACGTGGTGTTCGACGCGCTGTGCGAGCCGCGCGACTTCGAGACCGAGCGCGGCGTCGTGCTCGAAGAGATCGCCATGCGCGACGACGACCCGGAAGACCTGCTGCACGACGCGTTCCTGGACGCCCTGCTGGGCGAGCACGCGCTCGGCCGGCCGGTGCTGGGCACCGAGCAGTCCATCGGGGACATGGACCGCGACGCGCTGTTCGGCTTCTACAAGAAGCGGTACACGCTGCCGCGGATGGTGCTCGCGGTGGCGGGCAACATCGACCACGCGCAGGTGATGCGCCTGGTGCGCAAGCAGATCGGCGACCGGCTCGACCGCGTCGGCACGCCCGTCGCGCCGCGTGCCGGCCGGGCCCGCATCCCGGGGTCGCGCAAGCTGGTGCTGCACTCCGACGACACCGAGCAGGCGCACCTGATGCTGGGCGTGCGCGGCCTGGACCGGCACGACGAGCGCCGGTTCGCGTTGAACGTGCTCAACGCCGCGCTGGGCGGCGGGATGAGCTCGCGGCTGTTCCAGGAGGTCCGGGAACGGCGCGGCCTGGCCTACCAGGTGTACTCGTCGGTCGGCCTGTACGCGGACGCGGGCACGTGGTCGGTCTACGCGGGCTGCCAGCCGGACCGGCTCGGCGACGTGGCGGGCGTGGTGCGCGACGTGCTGTCCACCGTGGCGCGCGAGGGGTTGAGCGACGCGGAGGTGGCCCGCGGCAAGGGCCAGCTGCGCGGCGGGCTCGTGCTGGGCCTGGAGGACACCAGCTCGCGGATGTCGCGCATCGGCAAGGGCGAGCTGAACTACGGCGACTACCTGTCGGTGGAGCAGACGTTGGCGCGCATCGACGCGGTCACCGCGGCCGACGTGGCCGCGTTGGCGCGGGACTTGCTGCGACGCCCCGTCGCCGCCGCCGTGGTCGGCCCTTACGCTCACGCCGACGATCTGCCGCCCCAGGTGCACGAGGTGATCTCTTGACTGCCCAGTCCCCGCTCGACCCTGCCACCAGGTCTCCGGCCGAACCGCTCCGCGTGGGCGTCATCGGCGCCAGGGGCCGCATGGGCGCCGAGGTGTGCCGCGCGGTCGAGGCCGCGCCGGACATGGAAGTCGTCGCGATGGTCGACGCGGGCGACTGGCTGTTCAACCTGGCCGACGCCGGGGCGCAGGTCGCGGTCGACTTCACCAGCCCCGAGGTGGTGATGGACAACATCCGGTTCTGCGTCGACAACGACATCCACGCCGTGGTCGGCACCTCCGGGTTCGACGCCCAGCGGCTGGGCACCGTGTCGGAGTGGCTGGACCGGAAGCCGGAGCTGGGCGTGCTGGTCGCGCCGAACTTCGCCATCGGCGCGGTGCTGTCCATGCGGTTCGCCGAGCTGGCCGCCCCCTACTACGAGTCGGCCGAGGTCATCGAGCTGCACCACCCGCGCAAGGTGGACGCGCCCTCCGGCACGGCCGCGCACACCGCCCGGCTGATCTCGCAGGCGCGGGAGGCGGCCGGGTCGGGCCCGATGCCGGACGCGACGACCCAGGAGGCGCCCGGCGCCCGTGGCGCGCTCGTCGGCGACGTGCGGGTGCACTCGCTGCGCGTGGCCGGGCTGATCGCGCACCAGGAGGTCGTGTTCGGCACGGAGGGCGAGACGCTGACGCTGCGGCACGACTCGCTGGACCGCAAGTCGTTCATGCCGGGCGTGCTGCTGGCCGTGCGGTCGATCGCGCGGCACCCGGGGCTGTCCGTGGGGCTCGACAAGTACATGGACCTCTGATCCGCCCGATGGGGCGAAGCCCGATGGAGCGGAAGCAGTCGTGAAGACCAGGACCGTCGCGTTCCTCGTCACCGCCGCCCTGGTGGTGTACTTCGTGCTGCTCGGCGGCCGGGCCGTGGTGCTGCTGGGCACCGGCGACCCGGTCGGCATCGGCCTCGGCGTCGGCGTGCTGGTGCTGCCGCTGATCGGCGCGTGGATCGCGTGGACGAACCTGAGGTTCGGCTTCACCACCCAGCGGATGGCGCGGCAGCTCGACGCCGAGGGCGGTCTCCTCGACACGTCGGACCTGCCGCGCCGCCCGTCCGGCCGGGTGGACCGGGACGCGGCCGACGCGTGGTTCGAGCAGCGCCGCGCGGACGTGGAGGCGCGCCCGCGGGACTGGCGGACGTGGTTCCTGCTGGCGCAGGCCTACGACCTGGCCGGGGATCGCGGCCGGGCGCGGGAGACGATGCGGAAGGCGATCGACCTCTAC is a window from the Saccharothrix saharensis genome containing:
- the truB gene encoding tRNA pseudouridine(55) synthase TruB, whose protein sequence is MSATSRPPVPPGLVVIDKPDGMTSHDVVARVRRILGTRKVGHAGTLDPMATGVLVLGIERATKLLGHLALDSKAYLSTIRLGSATTTDDAEGEVLSTTDASEVDEDAIRAGVAKLTGAIEQVPSAVSAVKIDGKRAYARVRAGEAVEIPARPVTVHRFDVLAIRREEAATELDVMVECSSGTYVRALARDLGADLGVGGHLAALRRTRVGPFDLRVAKTLEQLESAPGLSLDLDAAVSTAFPRREIAPREAIALSHGQRLAAGGLDGTYGVFGPDGHVVALAKDEGPIAKPLVVLAPVG
- a CDS encoding bifunctional riboflavin kinase/FAD synthetase, producing the protein MQRWRGLDHLPGGWGRCVVTIGVFDGVHRGHQALIDRAVGLAEEKGVPSVLITFDPHPSEVVRPGSHPAQLTSLRRRAELVEGLGVDVFCVIPFTAEVARTPADEFAHEVLVEQLHVAAVVVGENFTFGHKAAGTVELLRALGKRFGFVTEGADLVTDDGVTYSSTYIRACIDAGDVAAAAQALGRPHRLEGIVVRGDGRGKELGFPTANLSTTRFAAVPADGVYACWFVHGSGRRLKAAVSVGTNPTFSGRERRVEAFVLDVDEDFYGQRVALDFVDRLRDMEKFDGVESLLEQMHRDVATTRDLLTDPGDA
- a CDS encoding helix-turn-helix domain-containing protein, yielding MEDHKIVQRNLALQREWYGEPLGDRVRRLVVAFNVSQAQLADVLGISAPMLSQVMSGRRAKIGNPSVLARMIMLERKVLTPDVASGSPEALQLALEDVRQSKPTVSRDSLPVNGSADDEAVVFPFLRRLADRRELSQAADVLGEDFPALAELLRRAGKGRDA
- a CDS encoding 2'-5' RNA ligase family protein, encoding MSLFSAIFPPADVVDELHDALLPIRRAHPRLRWQHPARWHVTVRFFGEAEPADQLAGLDRVTAPVLRLRGSGTFRQVLWIGVDGALAELGEAAHVPPDWRPHLTVARGAPLPHVEFTGREWTATEVVLVRSRPVEGYAVLDRVPLSTSNA
- the rpsO gene encoding 30S ribosomal protein S15, coding for MALTTQEKKTILAEYGVHDTDTGSAEAQVALLSKRIADLTEHLKKHKHDHHSRRGLLLLVGRRRRLLNYLQKVDIQRYRALIGRLGLRR
- a CDS encoding polyribonucleotide nucleotidyltransferase, translated to MTDIEVHETSAVIDNGRFGTRTIRFETGRLARQAAGSVVAYLDDETMLLSATTASKHPKEHFDFFPLTVDVEERMYAAGRIPGSFFRREGRPSTDAILTCRLIDRPLRPSFVDGLRNEIQVVITVMSLNPADLYDVVAINAASASTQLAGLPFSGPIGGVRVALIEGQWVAFPTHEQLEKAVFDMVVAGRVVGDDVAIMMVEAEATEKAIDLIGEGAQAPTEEVVAAGLEAAKPFIKVLCDAQAQLAQVAAKATGEFPTYPAYQPDAFEAVEQAGAGELAQALTIAGKQERESRIDEVKASVLEKLAEQFEGREKEVGAAFRSLTKKLVRQRILRDKVRIDGRGLTEIRSLSAEVEVIPRAHGSALFERGETQILGVTTLNMLRMEQQIDSLSPETHKRYLHHYNFPPFSTGETGRVGSPKRREIGHGALAERALMPVLPKREEFPYAIRQVSEALGSNGSTSMGSVCASTMSLLNAGVPLKAPVSGIAMGLVSDEVDGKTEYVALTDILGAEDAFGDMDFKVAGTKEFVTALQLDTKLDGIPSDVLAGALGQARDARLTILEVMAEAIDSPDEMSPFAPRVTSVKIPTDKIGEVIGPKGKMINSITEQTGADISIEDDGTIYVGAADGPSAEAAIGLINAIANPQLPKVGERFLGTVVKTAAFGAFVSLLPGKDGLIHISKLGNGKRINKVEDVVNVGDKLRVEIADIDQRGKISLVLVNEDADAAPAADNPAQDAAPAEAEASAQ
- a CDS encoding M16 family metallopeptidase — translated: MSLERGDAGLAVRRSVLPSGLRVITERIPGVRSASVGLWVQVGSRDERVEVAGAAHYLEHLLFKGTARRTAAQIAEEIDAVGGELNAFTAKEHTCYYAHVLDEDLPLAMDLVCDVVFDALCEPRDFETERGVVLEEIAMRDDDPEDLLHDAFLDALLGEHALGRPVLGTEQSIGDMDRDALFGFYKKRYTLPRMVLAVAGNIDHAQVMRLVRKQIGDRLDRVGTPVAPRAGRARIPGSRKLVLHSDDTEQAHLMLGVRGLDRHDERRFALNVLNAALGGGMSSRLFQEVRERRGLAYQVYSSVGLYADAGTWSVYAGCQPDRLGDVAGVVRDVLSTVAREGLSDAEVARGKGQLRGGLVLGLEDTSSRMSRIGKGELNYGDYLSVEQTLARIDAVTAADVAALARDLLRRPVAAAVVGPYAHADDLPPQVHEVIS
- the dapB gene encoding 4-hydroxy-tetrahydrodipicolinate reductase, which produces MTAQSPLDPATRSPAEPLRVGVIGARGRMGAEVCRAVEAAPDMEVVAMVDAGDWLFNLADAGAQVAVDFTSPEVVMDNIRFCVDNDIHAVVGTSGFDAQRLGTVSEWLDRKPELGVLVAPNFAIGAVLSMRFAELAAPYYESAEVIELHHPRKVDAPSGTAAHTARLISQAREAAGSGPMPDATTQEAPGARGALVGDVRVHSLRVAGLIAHQEVVFGTEGETLTLRHDSLDRKSFMPGVLLAVRSIARHPGLSVGLDKYMDL
- a CDS encoding tetratricopeptide repeat protein, whose protein sequence is MKTRTVAFLVTAALVVYFVLLGGRAVVLLGTGDPVGIGLGVGVLVLPLIGAWIAWTNLRFGFTTQRMARQLDAEGGLLDTSDLPRRPSGRVDRDAADAWFEQRRADVEARPRDWRTWFLLAQAYDLAGDRGRARETMRKAIDLYGSPTNPV